The following coding sequences are from one Triticum dicoccoides isolate Atlit2015 ecotype Zavitan chromosome 4A, WEW_v2.0, whole genome shotgun sequence window:
- the LOC119285597 gene encoding hydroxyacylglutathione hydrolase cytoplasmic-like isoform X2, protein MKIIPVACLEDNYAYLIVDESTKAAAAVDPVEPEKVLAAASEVGAYIDCVLTTHHHWDHAGGNEKMRLLVPGIKVYGGSMDNVKGCTDQVENGTKLSIGKEIEILCLHTPCHTKGHISYYVTSKEEEDPAVFTGDTLFIAGCGRFFEGTAEQMYQSLCVTLGSLPKSTRVYCGHEYTVKSLQFMLTVEPENEKMKQKLEWAQKQREANQPTVPSTIGDEFEINTFMRVDLPEIQAKFGAKSAVEALRTVRNIKDTWKG, encoded by the exons ATGAAGATCATTCCGGTGGCTTGCTTGGAGGATAACTATGCCTACCT GATCGTtgacgagagcaccaaggcggcggCGGCCGTCGACCCGGTGGAGCCGGAGAAGGTGCTGGCGGCGGCCAGCGAGGTCGGCGCCTACATCGACTGCGTCCTCACCACCCACCACCACTG GGATCATGCTGGTGGCAATGAGAAGATGAGGCTGCTGGTGCCAGGGATTAAGGTCTATGGGGGATCCATGGACAATGTTAAAGGCTGCACTGATCAGGTGGAAAACGGAACTAAGTTATCCATTGGGAAGGAAATTGAGATACTGTGCCTACATACGCCATG TCATACAAAAGGTCATATTAGCTACTACGTTACTAGCAAAGAGGAGGAAGACCCAGCAGTATTTACTGGAGACACCTTG TTCATTGCTGGTTGTGGGAGATTTTTCGAGGGTACGGCAGAGCAAATGTACCAGTCCCTTTGTGTTACACTGGGCTCGCTGCCTAAGTCAACTCGTGTTTACTGTGGCCATGAG TACACTGTAAAGAGCCTACAATTCATGCTGACAGTCGAGCCAGAGAATGAAAAAATGAAGCAGAAACTGGAATGGGCTCAAAAGCAGCGTGAGGCAAATCAACCGACGGTTCCCTCAACTATAGGAGATGAGTTTGAGATAAACACCTTCATGCGTGTTGATCTGCCTGAAATACAG GCAAAATTTGGTGCCAAGTCGGCAGTTGAAGCGCTGAGGACGGTCAGGAACATCAAGGATACCTGGAAAGGTTGA
- the LOC119285597 gene encoding hydroxyacylglutathione hydrolase cytoplasmic-like isoform X1: MKIIPVACLEDNYAYLIVDESTKAAAAVDPVEPEKVLAAASEVGAYIDCVLTTHHHWDHAGGNEKMRLLVPGIKVYGGSMDNVKGCTDQVENGTKLSIGKEIEILCLHTPCHTKGHISYYVTSKEEEDPAVFTGDTLFIAGCGRFFEGTAEQMYQSLCVTLGSLPKSTRVYCGHEYTVKSLQFMLTVEPENEKMKQKLEWAQKQREANQPTVPSTIGDEFEINTFMRVDLPEIQAKFGAKSAVEALRTVRNIKDTWKGGVYSRAML; this comes from the exons ATGAAGATCATTCCGGTGGCTTGCTTGGAGGATAACTATGCCTACCT GATCGTtgacgagagcaccaaggcggcggCGGCCGTCGACCCGGTGGAGCCGGAGAAGGTGCTGGCGGCGGCCAGCGAGGTCGGCGCCTACATCGACTGCGTCCTCACCACCCACCACCACTG GGATCATGCTGGTGGCAATGAGAAGATGAGGCTGCTGGTGCCAGGGATTAAGGTCTATGGGGGATCCATGGACAATGTTAAAGGCTGCACTGATCAGGTGGAAAACGGAACTAAGTTATCCATTGGGAAGGAAATTGAGATACTGTGCCTACATACGCCATG TCATACAAAAGGTCATATTAGCTACTACGTTACTAGCAAAGAGGAGGAAGACCCAGCAGTATTTACTGGAGACACCTTG TTCATTGCTGGTTGTGGGAGATTTTTCGAGGGTACGGCAGAGCAAATGTACCAGTCCCTTTGTGTTACACTGGGCTCGCTGCCTAAGTCAACTCGTGTTTACTGTGGCCATGAG TACACTGTAAAGAGCCTACAATTCATGCTGACAGTCGAGCCAGAGAATGAAAAAATGAAGCAGAAACTGGAATGGGCTCAAAAGCAGCGTGAGGCAAATCAACCGACGGTTCCCTCAACTATAGGAGATGAGTTTGAGATAAACACCTTCATGCGTGTTGATCTGCCTGAAATACAG GCAAAATTTGGTGCCAAGTCGGCAGTTGAAGCGCTGAGGACGGTCAGGAACATCAAGGATACCTGGAAAG GTGGCGTTTACAGCCGTGCGATGCTTTGA